The Papio anubis isolate 15944 chromosome 1, Panubis1.0, whole genome shotgun sequence genome window below encodes:
- the TNFSF18 gene encoding tumor necrosis factor ligand superfamily member 18 — protein MTLHPSPITCEFLFSTALISPKMCLSHLENMPLSHSRTQGAQRSSWKLWLFCSIAIFLFLCSFSWLIFIFLQLEAAKEPCMAKFGPLPSKWQMASSQPPCVNKVSDWKLEILQNGLYLIYGQVAPNANYNDVAPFEVRLYKNKDMIQTLTNKSKIQNVGGTYELHVGDTIDLIFNSEYQVLKNNTYWGIILLANPQFIS, from the exons ATGACATTGCATCCTTCACCCATCacttgtgaatttttgttttccacaGCTCTTATTTCTCCAAAAATGTGTTTGAGCCACTTGGAAAATATGCCTTTAAGTCATTCAAGAACTCAAGGAGCTCAGAGATCATCCTGGAAGCTGTGGCTCTTTTGCTCAATAGctatattcctttttctttgctccTTCAGTTggctaatctttatttttctccaactaGAG GCTGCTAAAGAGCCCTGTATGGCTAAGTTTG GACCATTACCCTCAAAATGGCAAATGGCATCTTCTCAACCTCCTTGCGTGAATAAGGTGTCTGACTGGAAGCTGGAGATACTTCAGAATGGCTTATATTTAATTTACGGCCAAGTGGCTCCCAATGCAAACTACAATGATGTAGCTCCTTTTGAAGTACGGCTGtataaaaacaaagacatgatACAAACTCTAACAAACAAATCTAAAATCCAGAATGTAGGAGGGACTTATGAATTGCATGTTGGGGATACCATAGACTTGATATTCAACTCTGAGTATCAGGTTCTAAAAAATAATACCTACTGGGGTATCATTTTACTAGCAAATCCCCAATTCATCTCCTAG